Genomic window (Mesotoga sp. Brook.08.105.5.1):
CACAGGGCAACGGACGATTTACAGGATAAACGGGAGGATGGTGCCAAGGCAGATTGTTCAAACTGCCTTCAGCGACAGGGTAGAGGTTCACTCTCAGCACAGCAGTGTTAGTCTTCTGGACGAGTCTAAGCACCACGAGATTCTGGATCATGCGCTGAAAGGCGAAGAGAGCCTTACAAATTACAGAGAGCTATATGGCGAGTTTTTAAAGGTCAAGCGCGAGTTCGAATCGTTCAGTGTAGACCCTGCTCACATAGAGAGAGAGAAGGACTTCTTGAGTTTCCAGATTAGCGAGATAGAAGAGGCTGGACTGCAGCCGGGCGAGGATGAAATCGTAGAGATGAAGTATACAAGATATAGAAACGCACAAGCCCTCTTAGATACGTTTCATGAGCTGCGAGAGCTTCTTAAGGACGGCGATTTGTCTGTTTATAACTCGCTTAACGATGCACTTACTATAGTCGAGAGAATTGAAAGCTTTGGATATGGTGAGTGGCGAGAAAATCTCCAGGTTGCACTAGAAGAGCTCGACTCTCTGTACTCGAAGGTCGAAGAGGAGAGAGGTTCCCTTGACATCGACGATGAAGAGTTTACATCGATTGAGAACAGAATGACCTTAATCCAGGGGCTGAAGAGAAAATACGGTGATTCTGCAGATGCAGTACTCTCTAAGCTCGAGACGTTCAAAGAAGAGTTGAGGTCTCTGCAAGAGCTTGAGGAGAGAAAAGAGAGGCTGAAGAGGCGTGAAGAGGATCTGCTTGACAAATTGAAGAAGACCGGAGAGATTCTCGACCAAAAGAGATTGGCCAGGGCCAGGGAGATAGAAGAGCAAATAAGAGTTCATCTTGAAAGCCTTAGGATGAAAGGTGCAGAACTGAAGTTTCATTTGCGCCAGGAAGAGATACCGAGAAACTACGGTACTTCCAGAGTGACGATGATTGTGAAGACAAATCCCGGAATGGAATTTATGGAGATAGGTAAGGTGGCCTCCGGAGGAGAGCTCTCAAGGTTTT
Coding sequences:
- a CDS encoding AAA family ATPase — translated: MLLSLAGRDFLTFREFYVEFSEGMNAITGESGAGKTIFLKALLTVLGFPPQWDNVNAGSIEGNFVVDDSLSSKLRETGIEIEEDHLLVTVSFTGQRTIYRINGRMVPRQIVQTAFSDRVEVHSQHSSVSLLDESKHHEILDHALKGEESLTNYRELYGEFLKVKREFESFSVDPAHIEREKDFLSFQISEIEEAGLQPGEDEIVEMKYTRYRNAQALLDTFHELRELLKDGDLSVYNSLNDALTIVERIESFGYGEWRENLQVALEELDSLYSKVEEERGSLDIDDEEFTSIENRMTLIQGLKRKYGDSADAVLSKLETFKEELRSLQELEERKERLKRREEDLLDKLKKTGEILDQKRLARAREIEEQIRVHLESLRMKGAELKFHLRQEEIPRNYGTSRVTMIVKTNPGMEFMEIGKVASGGELSRFLLALESALREQLDLRTIVFDEVDSGVGQRLGAVVADKLREISQEIQTIVITHLPQIAQNADKHFVVRKEQFGSNTISSIEELHGCSKEREIEEMSGQIPD